One Alnus glutinosa chromosome 13, dhAlnGlut1.1, whole genome shotgun sequence genomic window, AATGATTTTAGGTCGACAAACCCAGAGACCACATGTCAACTGCACGTCTAATGGTAAGAAATTAAGAAATGGTTTAAAAACAAGAAACTCAGGGACCACATCGGTGATAACAACATCATTTCTTAAATTCTGGACAAAataacccaaaaccctaaattggggaaaccctaaaatttaaaattacagaAAGCTCGAGATATTACCTTCAAGACAAGGATGCCGGAGACAATGACCACGAACGGAATGGCTACAAAGAGATTTTCCACAGCAATGCCAGGGACGACAGACGGAGACGATGAGCATagtctttgtttttggatgaatagAAGTGACATGTCTCTACATTTTCCACTGTCTTCTCTATTTCGTCCCTCGGTATTcatgaaaaatttcaaaatgtcGCCCATTATCTTGTTGCACGTGTTGGGGCTGACGTATAAAGTCGAAAatcaaaacggcgtcgtttttaGTATGAGTTGTCTATGCCTACGTGGACAAATGATGACTCACCCTGACGGAAGTTagaaaaatagatgaaaaaatGACGAAatgatcattttcaaatttGCGAAAAAGTTAAGTACCGAatacttactttcaaaaagtgaggaatcgaattcaaatggcgctccgactcagggatttattagacatttaccctaTATATTATATGTTAAAAACTTCTAAGTATATAACTAAATGTAGAATTCTATAaatattatacaatatataattataatgttaaaaaacatataattattggtatttaaataataaacatTATAAACAATAACGTGTTTGGACTTTGGAGTAtacaaattaaatgattagCATTAGAATAAGCAATatgtttcttataatcacaaattaaacaTTATCATTACAATatatatcatatgatctaagacTCTAAGTATTATAATTAGATACATAAGATCATAGGATTGTAATTGTGATATAAGATCTAATAttatatgaattgttagatcatatgatcatgtgaTGTTATAGGATACTTAAGATAattcataaacatatataactACAAATTAAGTTATTACTTACGAGTATAAATTATAACCACATAATATCACACTAACTATACAAATGCatattaataaaacaattaagtatctagatacttagatacaatatatagttttatactaaTTCTATAAAGTATATAATGTTACCTTAGATTCATGTatacaaataatataatatttaactAACTTCATATTGACGAATTAAAAAATGTATACTATAAATCTAAGACTATAATACTAACATTAACATATTAATGTCTTATTTGTAATAAGTATATTAATTAACATAAGATATAAGTCGTAAAAAAGTTAGTTAATAACTTTAATAAGtaatatgttttttcttttggagaATATGTAATATGTTAATATGCTAGTGTGTGACATTATATACTAATCTAATATTGTGATCTAAGATctaatatcatatgatcatatgataatactaaaattatatgatcatattttatcattagatacttaggataattcaaatatatatatacacactagAAATAATGTCACACAAATTATATTGTAACGCTCAAAAAAATAATCATGAAGTTTATTACTAATAACTCCAAAGCATTctgaattaattaaattaaagggGTGCTCAGGAATTAAGACTGAATTAGAATActtaaatagtaataataagtgtgatgacccattttttttttattatttttttttattttatacaaaacatttcataaatatcaatctcttaaaatactaatggatcctcacagtggcacgacgatgtgtcgcaaagccaacatatggtacataccccataatatgtacctggtaaatcagagtacaacATCTAACTACTATGCAGCGGAATACATAAACTCAACAGCGGagatcacatcttaaacatctatcataaattaataacaacaagagccatttaacatctatgtgTTTAaatctttcctcaatataaatacataacagaaattGCCTTATACAATAACGAGTGACACATGTGTCACAAACCATAACAAAACCTATGAAATTGAGGACGCCCATGGTCCCACATTTACGATCGTCGCGGCGAGCtccggtcataatatcccaaatgcACGTCTACAaccccatcaactacgacccgagtacctgcaaccaaaggaacatcatctatacggttgtgggggtttgccacatccgtataggtgaaatgatgagttcaccgccttagtacataatactgagacctcagtgatattaaactaactgagttttcacaaagaaccaacttttcttttttagtctcgcgtacactatatcagctaccaatttataaaattttgtttaaaaacccccatagctgatatagcaaacaccgactatcagaaaacatttaaagcatactatgtagttggacccatacgtagaagttccattggcatggaagcaaccacgtataaacccacctacaataatacttttatgttggaagctcaaatgcacataggtctaacgttattaactgtaataacactgtgcctcagggcattacaactttatgtcaaagcacatagttgtccatgcagttactagagtaagactctgatatccaagcacttcttattGATGTgcaacgacaatccatctacctagtCCCAAGCCACACTGACATTGCAACCAATAGCAtcaaaaccaagcacactaagcttaaaacatgccatatCGCTCTTTAGTAtaagcttactatcattttccgaacatggttaatacagaatcctagggcattacaacttcatgtcgagcacgtagttatccatgcggttactagagtaaaactcgggtatccaagcacttcctACTGACAtgccacgacaattcatctacctactcttaggacactgtattactcatatcGAACCATGACAATACTCTTGAACTTcaaagctcaatgttcttaaatcatgcaactagacgataacagtatacataagctcttttgccattaaaactcttaggcatactaatacgtctagcataaaaactacaatattctatttcatgaaaacattacacaatttaaataatgatatgcatgcttatgatggtcctttcattccttgtgagactttccttcattttcattctttgtacttgtcctttcattcttttcattcttatgctcatgctcatgctcatgctttaagctttacaattcaaactctatactcctattctttacaattcatgctttcttcaaatacgataaaccaatcaacatgaaactttatcattctactttgcataatttaaatctttcattcatacatcatttcataacatcattgatatatttgaacatactctaaagtactcaaatcaagcaaaacagatatattcaacatacagttggttcggatttatagaacaacatatatatctgcgattctataatatataaaaataacagtttctcagtgagttaaatatcacctggctgcattggactcacgacTCCAACTCTACATTgaagaacccattgaagtctccaattataACACAACcctgcaaatacttataacGTTAGACTACGCTATGGAACTCGTTATAGGACACTTAAAACTACCCACGTGCTCGCACGTCGCGTTTCCCACCTCTGAGACTAGTTAAGTACCCTACactattattaaattaacacttaAGTTTaggttccttttattttatttattaacatAAAGATATATCACTATTTTATTAGCTTATCTATTATTGTTGTAtaacattattattgttaacccATTTTTATAgcttcttgtttatttactaagtcaCTAATATATAtctaactcatatatatatatatatatatatatatatatatatatatatatatatatatatatatatatatatatatatatgtatctatACACATTTAATGCTTAACCCCTTATAAGTCACGCACCACCTAAGTAGTTTAGATTATGGAACATTAATCTTATTTAACGTACTAATTCAATAACTTTTAGATTAGATTAGGTTACAATCTCATATTGTAACATTTACGCTTCTACCTTATTATTGGTACGCGTATCCATTAAGTCTTTCCAACCTAAAACCTTAGTGATTTACACTTTAAAGGTTACCTTAATGTCTTTAATTATATTAGACTAGAATCCCATAATCTATTCATATAATCGCTTTACCTATTCATGAATTTATTATTCCATTATGCTACCATATTTTATTTGCTCGTTTACTCTATGTTGTTTTTACTCATTTATTCATATTAGTCATTATCTTGTTCATTTTAACTTCTTACTAATTTAATCAACTCAACTACTTTAAGGGCATAATCCAAAACTTCACCACATAGCCAAAACAACATTCTCCGAAACTCTTCCACCCATTAAGCCCATCAACCCATCTCTTGTTTCAACTCATATACAAGGTCACCTCATACGAGAGTTCTAAAACTAACCTCAATTAATGGCCAAGACATCAACAATTATCAAAAGCCTAAAACCAAACTCCAAGAATACCAATTCGGTATCTCCACACCAATCCTCAAAATCCATCTTCAATTCGGCTaacacaaaagaacccaactagtATTTTCCACCAACTCTAGCCAAGCTTCACACTTTACATAAAACACTCCTTAGAAACCTAATCACAACCAACATCAATAGATCTTCCATCAACAAACAATCCGTTCAAGTACATGCGGCTACAACAAATCTAGAATTTCCAACTAGATTAACCCATAAAATTACACCTATCGTTCCAATAAAATAACTCAAAGATTAATAACACCTAGAAGGCCACCAACTATTAAAAATCCATATCCATAGGGCTGTTAACATCACATTCAAGAAACTCAAGAACATCATTCAACAATATGCCAATTCAATTTCTACAACTAGAACTCTCAAGAGGACCTAAAATCAAACACTAAACCACAAGAACATCATCTAAAGCTACCAAGGACCGAAACTATGTAGGGAAAAACACCATTCTGCCTTCAACACAACAAGACAACAAAACACCACCACAAATCCGAAATTTCCAACAATACCCATTCAGGTTCTTAACAGAAATTTGGAGGAGAAattcaacaaaatcaaaaacagaGAAAAGGGGAATCTACCTTCGTCGACCCCATTGAAAATCGTCCTTTGATTTTGCCGGAAGTCAGCTCTAGATCGCCAGAAAATCACCGGAAATCGTGCCTATTTGCTTCACCGGCGACCCACCGGAAAAACGGACCCCAAAGTCTCTCTCTTGGTCCCTCTGAATGTGAAGGAAAGGAAGGGAAGAAGGGGAAGGGCTGCTGGTGCGAggagaggaagaggaggagatGATGGAAGAGGGGAGAGGGAGATCGTGCTGTGAAACcggaagaagagaaggagaacTGCAGTGGGAGGGGTCGGGCTGCGTGTGgaaccggggggggggggggggggggctgcgttgctggagaagaagaaaagagaaggaaggaggaaaagaaaaggaagaaagagaggAGTAGGGTGCTGCGCATGACAGAGCCGAGAGAGGGaggaagaagggagaagaaaagaagaagagaaggggaaGATCgtgctgtgagagagagagagatttggacCTGCGtgagggagaaagagaaaaagaggaaagaaggagaagagataGGGTGGGGACACGTGGCGCGACGCGAGTGGCTAAGAGTAGATAATAAAATCCTCCCAACCAACCGGGTAATGCCACGTGGCAAGGGgagattctttttatttttaaaaccctCAACTTATGTGAATTAAAGTGGGaccccatttttttaaaaccatttcatttaataattaacatttgaccccactataataattattattctttcaattattttatcttaagcttattttaatttgataataCAATTATTACtacctaaaataaaattattaatcctatctatttaataaatacgaTTTATTATTTGATAAATCACCTATtaaatttcttggtctttacaataAGTCATATTGtcttaaataattattttaagggTAAGTTGTAGTAAACAAGgaatcaaatattaattaacaaatGATGGAATTAAAATAAGGTGGGGATAGTAGTATAGTTTAGAGAACTTAGAGGCTTGAATTAAAAAGGTAATCTACCACAGCCACGTGTGTGGCGGTGGTTGGCTATGAGGGGATAAGATATCTTATCCTCTTGgccttagcaaaaaaaaaaagaaaataatgaccGGATACTTCTttgcctcttttcttttcttcttcacccCTGcgtctcattttcttttcttcttctccttctttctccCAAGCCCTTGTCTTCACTCCCCTGTGTCTTGCTTCgcatatgagagagagagagagagagagagagttggaaaGGGAGACACACGTCACACACATAGACATATAGACCGAAATAGAGAGAGAGCATCGGCATGAGAGGGAGTTAAAAACCCGAGTTGAGAGTGGGTGATACTTTGCCTTGTGACCCAtcggaagaagaaaaagaaaacaatgagGACAAGCTTCAAGGCATGAAGACATAACATTTAATACAAATAGCTTTTTCAAGTGcaattatataataaatcttAGAATTTACTTCTAATTTTCAACTTGGATCAATCAatcttataatttaaaaatcatatttagcttttacgtttttgtttgattttgatttagtcattgtgtttttaatttcaacaataGGCCTTTATGGCTCGTCGTCGTTGTCGGATTTCGGTGAATCTGGTCGGAATACTTATGTTTCaagtattattttgaattatttttacttttaataaataaaaatttactaaGAGTCCAAATTATAGTGatcttttaaattataaaataaacattaataaatataaacttGTAAACAGGATTTCTTGTGTAATGGAAAACAAACTTTTGGTTCATTATttgattttcttgctttttgttgttcttttaataaataaataaaagatgaggtgtttcaaaataataataataataataataatcataataagaaAAGAGGAAGGTGAGGGTGAGGGTAATTGTTTGTTTGGATACCGAAAAGAATCCCGATTCttttcgagttttttttttttttttttttttctaaaatccgCTCACCCGCAAAATAGCTCGAATTTTACCCAAATTCTGGCTCAATTCAAGACTGACATTCTAATGAGTCTGATTTGATGACCGGGACCCATGCGCAGGACAAGTTATCTCCAAAAACGCGTGGGCccctcatttaattaataaaataatgaaaaattaaataataataataaaaaagcagAGGGGTGGCTAGCAACcctggccacccccaggcaATGGGGTTGGCCGCGCGGCAACCCCCATGCGGCCACCCCCGGTCACCTATGGGGGTAGTGTGCGGCCACCCCCTAAAGGTGGCAGCCACTccctttgctcttttttttttttaatttttttttaaaattttaattttaattatgttttttttataaaaaaaattatttatttattttttaattaaacaatcaatatataataaataattattatttaaattattattccacacaacttttcacaataccaatcattatacacaattttttagacttttaataattaaaaaataatattttttaatttaaaaattcaacatccaaacatatatttttcctcaaaattagtaaagaaaataaaaatttaattataattttaaaaaatcaatacccaaacacaCCACGAGGAGGGATGCGCGGACGCACCTGTCAATGGGCGACGTCAGTGGGTCCGGCTTCCAGTCTGGCAAGTTAAGTTAAGTTAAGTAAAGTAGCTCAAAACTCTCTCACTTTTGAATCGGACGTCGCCATCGCTTCTAATTTTTGACACGCGGCGTCTCCATCCTTCCCTTTCCATCCATCTGCTCTGTCATACCTATCGGAGAGTACCCCGGCACACCAAAaatctcgctctctctctctctctcggggcTCGTTCGAACCACCTGAGAAGCGGGTCCGATCTTGGTGGCTAAAAATCTCGGAAGCACCGGGTTCAGTGTGGACCGAGCCATCCGTAGCGCCCACCTATTCGTTTCACCACGTCAGTCCCCATTCAAttccccccccctctctctctctctctctctctctctaaccctAACATATTCTCTGTTTCTATGTGTGTCTGAAAGTCTGGGGATTGTGTGAATTGGCAGGAATTAGGGGGGCCATCATGAGTGACGGTGGTGACggtggtggcggtggcggtAATCACTTGATCTCAGTTCATCCCGACGAGCTCAAGTTCCAATGTatattcatctctctctctctctctctctctctctctcaattgtTGTTTATGCTtaccattgttttttttattttctatttttatttttattattatttttttaatttttaatttcttgttccATTTGTGTTCATCTGAATTTGAGTTGTCCACGTTAAATCATGGAGGGTAGATAGCATGAAATGTGTCAATTTTCtttgctgtggtgtatttgtTGGTCATTCTTTGAATTCTTAGTTTGTATTGATTAGGCAAGACTGAGGTAAAGTTCCATAGGTTTTCAAATGCTATTATGTCACAGATTAGATTATTTTAATGGGTTTGTCTCCTCATGAGCCAAAATTTAATCAGAATCCTTTTCTTGATGTTTTGGGTAAACTTCATGTATCCAATGATACCTATGGATAATGGGTCCTGATATTCTATCATACTGTTGAGTTGAGAGGGTTGGTTGTTTTTAGAAGAATATGTCGCAAACTTGATCTGAAAATCCTAACCCGACTTTTGTTGAGcctaaaaatatgaaatttggaACAGACAATGTATATTGCTCGTTGCCAATGGCCATGGTGATGGTGGTGATAGTGCAACTGCATTACATTATGCAATTGTTCCTCAGTAGTACTTGGGGATCgataaagaaaagataaactTCTGTTGATTATGTTTATGGATGATAATGATGATACCAATGAAGACATAAAGTTGGTGTGTGttaaatttggtgaaaaaagtAGAGATATGGATAGAATTAGTGAAagtatctgttttttttttttttttccccctaaaATATTATGGTTTGATTGTATGACTTTTTGAAAGGAGAAGGGGAAAAGTGATGATCTTCGAGTGAAAAACATTGTTATTGCAGAAATGAAGATATTGTAATGTGAATGTGTGTCGGAACACTTTTGTGTATATCTTAAGGATCTGATGTATATGTTGATGGGATGGATATTGCTGATATGGGGACACTGGAATTGTGGATCGGTGCCGAGATGAGGGAGGATATAGTAAGACATGATTACATACAAGATAAGTTAAATGCCAAGGTCAAAAGTAGACTGAAGGAGTAAGCTGATAAAAATAATGTTGTATACTTTGACTCTAGAATAGACAGCGGGTCATCCTTTATTTGTATCTGCTTCTCTTTTTTGGAACTCAATATATTCTTGATTCTGGAATCTTCTGGGCCGGTTTGCTGGGTCCGGTTCGGGCCTCAAACGGAAAGGGCTTCGGTTGGGTTGCTTCTTGCCGaaaatcaaaaccaaagcaTCGTTTCAGACAGAAACTTCTGAGGATGCGGGTCCGGTGTCAACGGTCATTCTGGGATGCTCTCTTCGGCCGGAGACGACATCGCCGACAGACTTTGGGTTGATTCCGGGGTTGTCTTCTTCTGGGGGTGGGCCTAGCTGTCGGAAACTTGTTCCAGCTGGAGATTTGGGTATGGGTACGACGGAGATTCAGTCGGAGATTTTGTCGGGGAAAGAATCTGGGGTGGTTCTGGGGTTGTCATCTTTTGGGAGTGTGTCGAGCCATCTGCCTATCATTCCAGCGGCTGAACCCGTCACACTGCCTAGTCTCGATGCTTCTGTCCTTTTGTCTAGCAACTCCGTTGGTGTTGGTGTTGGTGCTGGGTTGTCTcaacctttctttccttttcattctctcttaGGGGCGGTTGAGTTGGGTGAGAAGATTTGTTCTTCTCTCCCCGCGATACAGTCTACTAAACCTTTCCAGAGCTATTACCGGAAGGCCTGGGATCTCAGGGAAGGTCACTCAGTGAAGTGGAATGAGGGGCTGTTAGCAGATTCCCTGGCTGCTTCGAAGACGCCTATCTGTTATGCTAAAAAGGAAGTAGCTGCATTGCCTTCGGTGAAGAATTCTGTGGGTTCTGCAAAGAAGGGTTTCCTTCGAAAGGGGTTCCTCAACCCTCGCCCGGCTGCGATAGCCCCTACCGCGTCTCATGAGGCCAAGGATGTTGGGATGATAAGGCTTCACTCCCCCCTGGGATGTCGCATCATTCCTTCATCCGTAGAGGGCAATGGTCTTTCTCAATCTCAGGAATGGCCTATCGGGTTTGATCTTAATGGGGAGTTAGTTGTTTGGGAGAAGGAtgatgatttttgggatggGTTGCCCTTAGACTAGTCGTTGGACGGGGTTTAGGGCGAGGAGTCTTTGGCAATccttgatgccatggaagatGAATTTCATCGGGACAAGATGATAGCACGCCAAAAGaccaaaggaaagagagagcttttgaatttgaaaagttcCATTAATTACGGCATTGCAAGCGCTCCCTCTAGGCGCGGGAAAGGCAAATCTCTCATTTAGTAGGGTTTTGTGCCCTTGTGGGTTTAGaggtttttgggttttagggCTTACCTCCTTGTGGGTTTTGCTGGGTTCTTTTGTTGGCTGTTCTCGGGTGCTCCTTTTGggctttagggttttgttgggtgctttttgtgggttggctttagttgttcctatgtatactccatgtgtacttaggggcgccttacgctttttttaataaaacttttcttacttataaaaaaaaaaatatttggactTTCCTGCTTCTTTGGAGTAAGCTGATAAAAATAATGTTGTATACTTAGACTCTAGAATAGACAGCGGGTCATCCCTTTATTTGTATCTGCTTCTCTTGTTTGGAACTCCATATATTCTTGATTCTGGAATATTTGGACTTTCCTGCTTCTTTTTGGTGGCTATCTTTTCAGTTGGTACGTCTGACCTAGAGAAAATCAGTTAGGAATTTTCTGTCCCTGTGGATGCATCCAAAGTTATGGagaaaattatgtgttttctcGTTCATTTGGTTTTCACTTCTCTTGTTTTAATACTGCTTTTGAAGGTTTCTTTGTATGGAGATGGGGATTATGCACTAAGTGTCtcaatttttattacttatcaaagaaaaaaaaatgtgctccATAGCTAGTGGTAATGCAAATGCAGTTTATGAAAGACACTCTATGGTTATGTAGAAGATCAAGGGATAGGGCAAGCAGAACTTGTATCTCTTCATTGATATTTGAGTTCGTCTTTGTGTgtgatgtttttaaaaatctggGTATTCTCATGAATGTTTCAGATTCCTTGCTTTGTAGTAATATCTGGAAACATGTGATTGGCAACCTGGTGGGGgtttttggggggtgggggggcaGAGTTTGTTACTGGCCAAAAGTGTGAAATTGAATTGgcataatgaaaaaaaatgttgcttAAATATAGGCCTGCTTCCAGGCACCTATTGGTTTCTTTAATATGCTTACGAGTTTCGTTTTTGGTTATGTGCTTTTTATGTTAGACATTTGTTTAAGAAAGTTCTTTTGGACTTATGATCATGGGATTCATGTAATCAGTTGAACTGGAAAAGCAAAGCTACTGTGATCTTAAAATTGTGAACAACACAGAACATGATGTTGCTTTTAAGGTACTATCTCATTACAATACAgttttaaacatttttatacATCAAGTGATATACATTTATCAAGTAATTCGGAATTTTAGATCAATTAGGTGTGATTTGAATgttccttcttcttttgttgATAGGTTAAAACCACCTCCCCTAAAAAGTACTTTGTGCGGCCCAACACTGGTGTCATGCATCCTTGGGACTCGTGTATCGTAAGAGGTGCTTTTTGATACCTTGTAAAAACATTTTGATATGATTttcctttctcctttttttctccttcatcTCATTATCTTTTGATAATAAATTGAATGTGTCTTTAGGAGAAACTGCCCAACATATAGACATGAGCAAAGTAATGATTGGCCAATCAATTAACATTTATTGGGTGATATCTTAAACATGGTTAGCTTTTGATCAAAGAAACTTATTAGCTGGCACTGAAGAATCATATGCCACTTGATCATGCACTGGTGTAGGAgcggcttttttctttttttaattgaagaaTCGTATGCCACTTGATCATGCACTGGTGTACcagtgtaattttattttatttttttcttttgctggtGAAAATATTAAGTAACTGGGAGCAGAAAAATAATGAGAGCCATCAAGTATCACAATCATACATACAGAGAGAGGAAAGGCCTCTGGGCAAGGAGACTCGggaaaagaagaacaagtaGTCCATCGGCTAAGCTCATGTGCTGCTCTGTTCCTTTATTGGCTATTAAAGAAGCACACAAAATtttcctccaaatttttttcattctccATACTGAAGCAACAACCCTGATCGACCCAATAGGGAGATTTCACTGAGAACTTTCCTTTTATAGCCACCCAAGCAAGAAAATCGGGCTTTTGGCTCAAAGGAATGGGAATTTTCAGAATATTCTTTGAGCCTTGTTAAGAAACCTCTTACAGCTTTTGTTTATTCCATTGACCACCATTCTCCATCATCAAGTCAAGAACCATTAAAGGAATTGATGTGACCACATTATCATTTGCAACTGGTTTGAATCCTTCCCTCCATGGTATCCATGTATCTTTCCAAACATCTATATCTCTTTCATTACCTACAAGAAAGTATGCACCTTTTCGAATGACCTTGTAGTTGTAGCTTTATTAGAATGCTTTTCCAAACCCATGAAGCATCGGCACAGCCTGGTCTCTTGCTTCTAAGAATTGGGACCCATGGTCTGCCCTGGTTTGACACCATGATCCAGCCCAACTTAGTGAGAAGGGTTTTATTGATACCTGCAAATCGACGAAATCCCAAACCCTACACACCTTTATGGCTGGCACAGTGAGTCCCAAACTTTAAGTGCAAGATAGTGGTTTTTTGATTCATTTATTCCCCACCACTGCAATATTTGTGCTTAAAGTACTCTTCTAGTCCCTGAagattttcttacttttaatgaTGCTCCTAACTAGCTTCATGATTTGCAGTCACCCTCCAAGCCCAACGAGAATATCCTCTAGATATGAACTGCAAAGATAAATTTCTGTTGCAGAGTACGATAGTGCCTCCTCATACTGATGTTGATGAGCTTCCACAAGATACTGTAAGAATATTGATTTTGAGAGTCATGTCTTTGTTTGACTAGGTTGATTAGATCCCTTTGAAATGATATTGATGTTGGGCAATTAACCTTACTCTTGAGTCCAGTTTAACAAGGACACTGAAAGGGCTATAGAGGAATGCAAGCTTAGAGTTGTGTATATCTCTCCTGCCTCAGCTCATGAAAACTTGGAAGATCAAGCAGTAAGGG contains:
- the LOC133854949 gene encoding vesicle-associated protein 2-1 → MSDGGDGGGGGGNHLISVHPDELKFQFELEKQSYCDLKIVNNTEHDVAFKVKTTSPKKYFVRPNTGVMHPWDSCIVRVTLQAQREYPLDMNCKDKFLLQSTIVPPHTDVDELPQDTFNKDTERAIEECKLRVVYISPASAHENLEDQAVRGSTRSPDTNSNEALQHLKDEIDAAVRQTQQLQLELDSLNRRRYRKSDPAFSFTFTIIVALIGIMLGFLLNLSLSSPSTE